A window from Pyrococcus yayanosii CH1 encodes these proteins:
- a CDS encoding glycosyltransferase family 2 protein has product MPPENLKILQTKTVAVVMRVSLRFQSVVYLYLIGLIALAELLPAAYVLEGVLLFLFFMVFSGTIFYILLMLATRRSYPSEVSDDEPSPLDPLVYVLVPAHNEENVIGKTARSVLNQDYLNLKLFLINDNSTDGTRKIMEAIKRQNPKRVVVIDVPPDRGRKKPRALNYALELIEKEHEKPEFVFILDADYILPPDAIRKLVRIMEKAPNYVIGIQGNVRPRNWRKNFITKFITLERLAGFNVAIEGDMKLNENGKYGGTVALIRFKDLIRVGKFGEDAITEDTELWARALISGYRFWYYHGIVGWEEAVEDLRHYIKQRSRWAQGHLQVMIDYYWNVLRGCTTPVEAFVEHFYLLSYLVPVFWLLSLLLNGYLLLTGARSFGLIPPKISIAMSIVAFLVFWASIAYSNWIEGKRTGLQIEWSFIAAYPLYFSLFVFMAVIYTTRALLRLIAGKFHWEKTKRFT; this is encoded by the coding sequence ATGCCCCCCGAGAATTTAAAAATCCTCCAGACTAAAACGGTTGCGGTAGTCATGAGGGTTTCCCTGAGGTTCCAGTCGGTGGTATATCTATACCTCATAGGACTCATCGCATTAGCGGAGCTCTTGCCTGCGGCCTACGTGCTCGAGGGGGTACTATTGTTTCTGTTCTTCATGGTATTCTCGGGGACCATCTTCTACATTCTGCTGATGCTCGCTACGAGGCGTTCTTATCCGTCCGAGGTCTCAGATGATGAACCTAGCCCCCTCGACCCTCTCGTCTACGTCCTCGTGCCTGCCCATAATGAGGAGAATGTTATAGGGAAGACCGCCAGGAGCGTCTTAAATCAGGACTACCTAAACTTGAAGCTTTTTCTAATAAACGACAACTCAACGGACGGAACGAGGAAGATCATGGAGGCTATAAAGCGCCAGAACCCGAAGAGGGTGGTCGTGATAGATGTCCCACCCGATAGGGGGCGCAAGAAGCCCAGGGCCCTTAACTATGCCCTCGAGCTGATAGAAAAGGAGCATGAAAAGCCGGAGTTTGTGTTCATCCTCGACGCTGACTACATCCTTCCTCCCGATGCGATTAGAAAGCTCGTGAGGATAATGGAGAAGGCTCCCAACTACGTCATCGGGATTCAGGGGAACGTGAGACCTAGGAACTGGCGGAAGAACTTCATTACAAAGTTTATAACCCTCGAGAGGCTCGCGGGCTTCAACGTTGCCATAGAGGGGGATATGAAGCTCAACGAGAACGGGAAGTATGGAGGAACGGTGGCACTGATAAGATTTAAGGACCTAATAAGGGTCGGCAAGTTTGGGGAGGATGCCATAACGGAAGACACAGAGCTCTGGGCGAGAGCCCTTATTTCAGGCTACCGGTTCTGGTACTACCACGGGATTGTGGGATGGGAGGAGGCTGTCGAGGACTTAAGGCACTACATAAAGCAAAGGAGCAGGTGGGCCCAGGGGCACCTCCAAGTCATGATTGATTACTACTGGAACGTCCTGAGAGGATGCACGACGCCCGTGGAAGCCTTCGTAGAGCACTTCTACCTCCTGAGTTACCTCGTGCCCGTGTTCTGGCTACTCTCCCTGCTACTTAACGGCTACCTACTCTTAACCGGTGCAAGGAGCTTCGGCCTAATACCTCCGAAGATATCGATAGCCATGTCCATTGTGGCCTTCCTGGTGTTCTGGGCCTCTATAGCGTACTCAAACTGGATTGAAGGAAAGAGAACAGGCCTTCAAATTGAGTGGAGCTTCATCGCAGCATATCCACTATACTTCTCGCTCTTCGTATTCATGGCGGTTATCTATACGACAAGAGCCCTCCTAAGGCTCATAGCGGGAAAGTTTCACTGGGAAAAGACGAAGAGGTTCACCTGA
- the ttuA gene encoding tRNA-5-methyluridine(54) 2-sulfurtransferase, producing MRCKLCGRPAYIKLHYPRMYLCEEHFVEYFERKVQRTIEKYKLLRKGEKILVAVSGGKDSAVTAYVLNKLGYDMECLHINLGIGEYSEKSEAYARKQCAIIGAPLHIVRVKELLGYGIGEVKTRRPPCSYCGLTKRYIMNKFAYDNGFDAIATGHNLDDEASFLLNNILHWNTEYLAKGGPLLPGEGKFVKKVKPLYELTEREVVAYALAVGLEYIVEECPHARGATTLDMKAMLNEMEEKRPGTKMNFVKGYLRKRHLFELREKVELKECKVCGMPAQGEVCSFCRFWGLEKPLDFRVRRG from the coding sequence GTGAGATGTAAGCTCTGTGGGAGGCCCGCCTACATTAAGCTTCACTATCCTCGGATGTACCTCTGCGAGGAGCACTTCGTCGAGTATTTCGAGAGGAAGGTCCAGAGGACGATAGAGAAATACAAACTTCTCCGCAAGGGGGAGAAAATTCTCGTTGCGGTCAGCGGCGGAAAGGACTCGGCCGTAACTGCCTATGTCCTCAATAAGCTTGGCTATGATATGGAGTGCCTTCACATAAATCTCGGCATAGGCGAGTACTCGGAGAAGAGCGAGGCCTACGCGAGGAAGCAGTGTGCCATTATTGGTGCCCCGCTTCACATCGTCCGCGTCAAGGAGCTTCTCGGCTATGGCATCGGTGAGGTTAAAACGAGAAGGCCCCCCTGCTCCTACTGCGGCCTGACGAAGCGCTACATAATGAACAAGTTTGCCTATGACAACGGCTTCGATGCGATAGCGACGGGTCACAACCTCGACGATGAGGCATCGTTCCTTCTCAACAACATCCTCCACTGGAACACCGAATACCTCGCCAAAGGAGGCCCCCTGTTGCCGGGGGAGGGTAAGTTCGTCAAGAAAGTTAAGCCCCTCTACGAGCTCACAGAGAGGGAAGTCGTGGCTTACGCGCTTGCTGTCGGCCTTGAATATATAGTGGAAGAGTGTCCTCATGCAAGGGGTGCCACGACACTTGACATGAAGGCGATGCTCAACGAGATGGAAGAGAAGAGACCGGGCACGAAGATGAACTTCGTGAAGGGCTATCTCAGGAAGAGGCACCTCTTCGAGCTCAGGGAGAAGGTGGAGCTCAAAGAGTGCAAGGTCTGTGGCATGCCTGCCCAGGGAGAAGTGTGCTCCTTCTGCCGCTTCTGGGGGCTTGAGAAGCCTCTCGACTTCAGGGTGAGGCGGGGATGA
- a CDS encoding 6-pyruvoyl-tetrahydropterin synthase-related protein codes for MKKAYFVLLLLLSIFIYLPLITAPSPPALPVDGNGHLFKIHKLMEDGWKPWIEDWYAGFPFFRFYPPASYLLGAFFGKILRSDILGYSFTLVLTSFIGAWSMFFLLRRLGLGLGAYVGPVIYLLFPSKLFVVYVEANFPRANAINLAPLFVLAVLLLSERHIRTVVFSSLAISAILLTHHSILIPLLVLTLALYGERLVKMGTIENAFKLTALTMLLVAFWYVPFFFERAWVDFWDIYGTHLFKAYSVPPSDLLRPEFLLGLAVFSLSILVLKRRGLRELILAAIFIYLSFGYYSPTPWLHSLLLLRIIPPYRWLDLLAYIVAVAGAKAVDVTSKKVLLVAPLTVTLVISLLFLPTIPRLPDDYLALAEWLGEQPGVDWRFIVDAPCEFSWPSYLPALTGKTVFNGWYHEGNPAREGEEKLWYFLSIGDPTLTYYLRAYAVRFVIEGDCGLVSEDFLRSLEYVPVVEFGRYRVYEANVSFVQPVRVLLIGRYWELPFDYAYLPKLPNELSGVDAIIYAGMPTEEEVKRLEEFAREGGTVIWAPEADGEAFGAEVEVGPVGNLSSSVYDVSLFAPFQYADGPWFGPLFENVTPLVRAGNLTLIGFRDYGRGRVYFLGGNLIFHSLYWNSSYELSIIEGLLSIRQISLNYSILFRSDGRFYLLVDVNETSMVRISEAYYPHWHISSGDKPLKVMRDDRTGLMLVTLESGCHRVSGEFRDPFEKLRLYSGLAWLFLSLYAFPETKKRRVRVRFTPGR; via the coding sequence GTGAAGAAGGCCTATTTCGTCCTGCTTCTCCTGCTGTCGATTTTCATCTACCTCCCCCTTATCACAGCCCCATCACCACCTGCTCTTCCAGTTGATGGGAACGGCCATCTCTTTAAGATTCACAAGCTCATGGAAGATGGATGGAAGCCCTGGATAGAGGATTGGTATGCTGGTTTTCCCTTCTTCCGTTTTTATCCGCCAGCCTCCTATCTCCTCGGAGCTTTCTTCGGGAAAATTCTTAGGAGTGATATCCTCGGCTATAGCTTTACACTCGTGCTCACATCATTTATCGGGGCCTGGTCTATGTTCTTCCTTCTAAGGAGGCTTGGGCTCGGGTTGGGAGCGTACGTTGGTCCCGTCATTTACCTTCTATTCCCATCTAAGTTGTTCGTGGTATACGTGGAAGCCAACTTCCCAAGGGCAAACGCGATAAATCTCGCTCCCCTCTTTGTTCTTGCCGTTTTGCTCCTCTCCGAGAGGCACATACGAACGGTCGTTTTCTCGTCCCTGGCAATCTCGGCCATTCTGCTCACCCACCACTCTATCTTAATCCCGCTGCTCGTTCTGACGCTCGCCCTATATGGGGAGAGGCTGGTGAAGATGGGAACCATCGAGAACGCCTTCAAACTCACCGCGCTCACGATGCTCTTAGTGGCCTTCTGGTACGTCCCCTTTTTCTTCGAGAGGGCCTGGGTGGACTTTTGGGATATATATGGGACGCACCTCTTCAAAGCTTATAGCGTTCCTCCATCGGACCTCTTAAGACCTGAGTTTCTCTTGGGACTGGCCGTGTTCTCTCTTTCAATTCTCGTCTTGAAGAGGAGAGGACTTAGGGAGCTCATCCTGGCGGCTATCTTCATATACCTCTCCTTTGGATATTACTCTCCCACCCCGTGGCTTCACTCACTGCTCCTGCTCCGTATAATCCCTCCCTACAGGTGGCTTGACCTCCTAGCTTACATTGTGGCCGTCGCTGGAGCGAAGGCCGTCGATGTTACCTCCAAAAAGGTCTTGTTGGTGGCCCCCCTAACGGTCACTCTGGTGATTTCTTTGCTCTTCCTGCCTACCATTCCTAGGCTTCCTGACGACTATCTTGCCCTCGCGGAATGGCTGGGAGAGCAGCCGGGGGTTGACTGGAGGTTCATTGTCGATGCACCTTGCGAATTCTCATGGCCCAGTTATCTCCCGGCTCTCACCGGTAAGACGGTCTTCAACGGCTGGTATCATGAAGGAAATCCTGCGAGGGAAGGAGAAGAGAAGCTTTGGTACTTCCTCTCTATAGGTGACCCAACTTTGACCTATTATCTTCGCGCTTACGCTGTGAGGTTTGTTATCGAAGGGGACTGCGGCTTGGTTTCCGAAGACTTTCTGAGGTCCCTCGAGTACGTACCAGTCGTGGAGTTCGGCCGTTACAGGGTCTATGAGGCGAACGTCAGCTTCGTTCAGCCCGTCCGCGTCCTCCTCATCGGGCGGTACTGGGAGTTGCCCTTCGACTACGCCTACCTACCGAAGCTCCCCAACGAACTCTCCGGCGTTGATGCTATAATATACGCAGGGATGCCGACCGAGGAAGAAGTTAAACGACTCGAGGAGTTCGCAAGGGAAGGGGGTACCGTAATATGGGCTCCAGAGGCTGATGGTGAGGCCTTCGGTGCTGAGGTCGAGGTTGGACCGGTGGGGAACTTGAGCTCCTCCGTTTACGATGTCTCTCTCTTTGCCCCCTTCCAGTATGCCGATGGCCCTTGGTTTGGTCCTCTCTTCGAGAACGTTACCCCTCTCGTAAGGGCGGGCAACCTAACTCTGATAGGCTTCAGAGACTACGGAAGGGGTCGGGTTTACTTCCTTGGGGGCAATCTCATATTCCACTCCCTTTACTGGAATTCCTCTTATGAACTCTCCATTATCGAGGGATTGCTCTCCATCCGGCAGATATCCCTAAACTATTCAATCCTCTTCAGGAGCGACGGACGCTTTTACCTCTTAGTTGACGTTAACGAAACGTCCATGGTCAGAATCTCTGAGGCCTATTACCCTCACTGGCACATCTCATCTGGCGATAAACCGTTAAAGGTCATGCGAGATGACCGGACGGGCTTAATGCTCGTGACGCTTGAATCCGGCTGCCATAGAGTCAGCGGGGAGTTTAGAGATCCCTTTGAGAAGCTTAGACTGTACTCCGGCCTGGCGTGGCTGTTCCTCTCCCTCTATGCGTTCCCCGAGACTAAGAAGAGGCGTGTGAGGGTTCGCTTTACTCCGGGCCGATGA